The segment TCGTCAACAGCCGACCAGCAGTTGATCGGGCCACCTCAAAACGAACGGTCGTCGCGCAACAGGCTCGCCCCCGCACGACAACTCGCTAGGCGATTGACTCGTAACGACTTGGCTGATCCTTCATCTGGTCGGCAAGTCGGTCACTCAAGCGAGACCACAGCATTTCGTCTAAACTGGACGGCATTCGATTGGATGCCGTCCAGTTTTCGTTTCATGGGCGACGCTCGACAAGACAAGCCAGCCGATTTCGTTGCATCGGACGGCGTATAAATTAACCAGGGTGTGCCCATGCTTCGCCTACGACTGTTTGCCTTTCTGTTTGCAGCGCTGCTGAGCGCCGCAACAACGATCAACGCCCAGGAGGGCCTTTGGGACGCTCAGCTTGATTCTCCAGGCGGCCCAATCCGATTCGGTCTGAAGCTGGAAAGATCCAGTGAAGAGCATTGGTCTGCCTGGTTGGTCAACGGCAGTGAACAGATCGAAGTCCCAAGTGTGAAGCTCGCTGACAACGGCAATCTCGTTCTGTCGATCGATCACTACGATTCGCAGTTATCGCTGGTTCAGGTCCCCAAGACTGATGTTTCCGACACGTCGCTGACCGGGACCTGGAAGAAACGCCGAAAGGCAAACCAGTGGGTCGAGATGAGCCTCAACGCTTCTTTGGTAAAAGAGCAGAAACCAGATCAGACGGCGGCCCCACTTTCGTTTGACGGCCGGTGGAAAGTCAAGTTCTCCAGCAGCGATTCACCAGCGGTCGGCATTTTCAAATCGGACGCCAAGACAAACGTGCTCAGCGGAACGTTTCTGACAACGACCGGTGACTATCGCTTTCTGGCCGGATCGGTTGTCGAGGACTCGATGGAACTAAGCTGTTTCGACGGCGCCCACGCTTTTCTGTTCAAAGCAAAACAGAATGACGATGGCTCACTCACGGGTGACTTCTGGTCTTCAAATACCTGGCACGAAACGTGGACGGCAACGCGCGATAAAGACGCGCAACTCCCGGACAGTTTTCAGCTGACGACTGCTACCGCTGCCAACATCAACACTCTTTCATTTCCCGATCTCAACCAGAATGAAACGAGACTCGACGACGATCGCTTTGCTGCCCCCGTTCGCATCATCCACATTTTTGGCAGCTGGTGTCCGAACTGTCACGATGCCGGAAAGTATCTGGCTGAGCTAAAAGCAAAATACGGCAACAAGATCTCGGTTGTCGGAATCGCGTTTGAACTGACTGGCGATGCCAATCGCGATGCGGTTCAGGTTCGCAAGTACCTCAAACGCCACGGGCTCGACCACCCCGTGCTGATCGGCGGCGGTTCGTCATCGAAAGACAAAGCCTCAGAAGCGATGACCATTATCGACGAAGTGCGGTCTTACCCGACTACCGTTTTCGCAAACAAGGATGGAAAGATTGTCGCCGTTCATCAGGGCTTTTCTGGACCCGCGACAGGTGAAGCCTACACTGCACTGAAATCAGGATTCGAAGCCGTTATCGAAGGAATCCTGACGTCGAACAAATAACGATCAACGGGGACTCAAAAAAGTCGCATCGCGATCACCCCAGCACGGCGCGAACTTCCGGGATCTCAATCAGATCCTGATTCAACATTCCCGCGACTTGACCGATGATCGTAACGACAGGGCTGTCGATTCCGACCTCTTTGACAACGTCGGAAATTGTCGAAACCGACCCATAAGCGACTCGTTGGTTTTCGCATGTCGCGTTTTCGATACTGGCCGCCGGCGTGTCGGAGCCAAGTCCGGCGGCGATCAGGCCGGCGGTGATCTCAGCGAGATTCTTCCGAGCCATTAACAGAACGATCGTATCCATTCGAGCCAACGCATCGAAGTCGAACGAATAGCGACCAAGTGCAGGGTCCGTCTGACCGGTCACAACGGCGAACGAGCGGGCGACTCCTCTCGACGTCACCGGAATTCCGGCGCTGGCGGCCGCAGATATCGAACTGCTCACACCCGGCACAATAAAGCACGCAATTCCATGCTCACGGCAAACTTGCAGCTCTTCATAGCCGCGCCCGAACACAAACGGGTCGCCTCCCTTGAGCCGAACCACCATGCTACCTCTGGTCGCGTGGTGAACAAGAAGCTCGTTGATCTGTTCCTGCGAAACCCGATGATGCTCAGGATACTTCCCAACATCGATCTTCTCCGCGCCTTCGCGGCACCAGTCCAACACTTCCATCGGAATCAGCCGATCATGGATCACCACATCGGCCTCCGACAGTAGCCGAGCCCCCTTCATCGTCATCAGTTCGGGGTCACCAGGACCAGCACCAACCAAATGAACCACTCCCTGTCTGGCAATCATACGATCTCCAGTTCTGGAAGCGTCAGGCGACTGTTTGAATCGACAGCTTCGGTCGCAATTTCGATGCAGATGTCTGTCATTTCCGGATAGTAGGCCATCGGTTGCTCGCAAACTGTGACTCGAACACCGCCACGCGACTCGGTCTTTTGAATGATTGGAAACTGAACGCCCGGCCCGGAGGGCAAACCAAACGCCACGGGAACATCGACCGTTGTGTGTGGCCCGCGGCTGATCAGGAACGGGACCACGACAGTGTGGCCTTCGACGATCGATGCTGCGACCAGATTGGCTTCGGGATCCTGATCGAGAAACGCAACGCGGTTGCGGGCAGCAGGAAAGGCCAGCTTGATTTTTTCAAAGAGTGCAAACGTTGACCTGGCACTGTTTCGATTTCGCCGCGTGCCATGCCCAACCAGCACGATCGTCGTGTCGGACTCTGCGATCTCGTTCTGACTCAAACGCAAGTTGACTCGCTCGACCATCAACTGTGCGACCCGTTCGTGCATACCAGCCACGGAACTGATCAACCAATCGATGTTTCCAGCGTCGGCATTTTCGGCCAGCTTTTTGGGAATGACCAAATTCAGGTAATAGCCCGAACTGGTCATCAGCGGCACAACAACGACCTTCGGAGTCGTTACTTTCTCAAGCACGTTGGTCATATTTGGCTGACCAAGCAAAAACGCAGGAACGACGTTCGCGAACACGTCCGCAGAACGAATTTGTGTCGCCAAATCCTCAACCGGCGCGTTGGAATCCGTAGCGGCTTCAGATCCGTGTGCTCCAAGAACCAAAGTTACATCGTCAAACTTTGCCATGCGTTATCCGATCTGAACCAGCGGAGCTACGGCGTCCAACGTCTGCTCTTCTTTACCGGTAACAAGCTTTCGCGGAGTGTCACGCTCGAGAATCCGTTGATAGAAATCGCCCAACCCTTCGTTCTCTTTCCTGTCCGCAGCGAACTTGCTCAACAGCGGCGTCAGCACCTCGATGGCGTCTTCGATTTTGACATCGCCGGCGAACAGATCGGCCATGCGATCGCCTGTCAAGCGACCACCAACGAACAGGTGATAGACACCGGGACGGCGGCCAACGAAAGCAATGTCAGCCGTGTAGGGCCGAGCGCAACCGTTGGGGCATCCAGTCATGCGGATCGTCAGCGGAACGTCTGCCAAGCCGAGTTCGGCAAGCTTTGTTTCGATTGCTCCGACGACGTCGTGAGATACGCGTTCTGATTCCGCAACCGCCAAACCACAGGTCGGCATCGCGGGGCAAGCCATCGAATAGCGTTTTGCGTTGGAAAGCGTATCGACGGTGGGGACATCGAACTCTTTGAGGATGGCTTCGAGTTCCGCGACCTGCGACTCTTTCAAGTTGCTAAAGATGATGCTTTGCTGAGCAGTGAACACTGCGTCGCAACCGATCTCTTTGGCAATTTTCCGAAACGCACTGCGGCAGCGTGTTCGATCGTTGTCGATGATTCGTCCGTTTTCAACAAACACGCCATAGAACCAAAGGTCATCATTCTGTTTGTGCGGACCCAACCAGTCTTCGATACCGATTGTCGGCATGACCTTGGGCGGTTGGATGTCAAAACTTGCTCGTTTGGCAAATTCCTCACGGAACCAGTCGACACCTTTTTCGTTGACCAGATACTTCAATCGAGCCTGTTTGCGATCGTTTCGATTTCCGAAATCGCGATAGATCGCGCACACGATGCGAATCGCTTCGACTCCGTTTTCGACTGCCACAAAACCGATCTCGTCGGCGATGCGGGCGAACGTGTTGGGGCGTCCGTGGCTCATCCCCAGCCCACCACCGGCAACCACGTTGTAGCCAGTCAGCTTTCCGTCTTCGGTGAATCCGACCAACCCCGCGTCGTAGGAGTACACGTCGATCTGGTTTTCACCAGCGAGCGTAACACCGACTTTATATTTTCGGGGCAAGTAGGTTTCGCCGTAGAACGGTTCCGTCTCTTTCGGAATGTCCTGCTTTTGGCCGTCGATCCACAACTCGTAGTAGGCTTTGGTGGCGGGGCGCAAGTCGACTGCGATCTCTTCGGTAGTCTTGCGAATCTGCGTATAAACTTCGTCGGTAAACGGAGCCGCACTGGCCATCACGTTTCGGCAAACATCACCACAGGCTGCCAGCGTCGTCATCATCGACGCATTGATTTGACGCATCGTCTCCCGCAGTTCATCCTTGACGACACCGTGAAACTGTACGGCCTGGCGAGTCGTGATTCGAATTGAACCGTTGGCAAATTCGTCAGCCATTCGATCCAGGTCGAGATACTGTGAGTTGGAAACGACGCCACCGGGCAAAGCGACGCGGATCATGAAACTGTAGGCTTTGCCCAGACCTTCTTTGCGTCGTTCGGCGCGCAAATCACGATCGTCCTGCTGATAAGTTCCGTGAAACTTCAATAGTTGCAAGTCGTCGTGCTCAAAGCTGTCCTGACTTTCGTCCCTAAGCACTTCGTCAATTGTTCCGCGTAGAAGTTTGCCGGCAACTTTTGCTTTTTCAACTTTCGACGGCGCGTTCTTGTCCTTGGCCATGGTCGGTAACCTGAATCCTTAAATGGAGAAATGCAGTCCGCATTCGTCTTTGTCTTTGCCTTCCCAGCGACCATCTCTGGCATCAGAATCCGGAGTCGATCCGGGAACTGGTCGCGTGCAATGAAAGCAACTAACGGTGGGGTAGTTTTGAAGATGTAGTCGGTTGAACGGGACTTCGTTTTGCTGAACGTATTGCCAAACCTGAGCACGTGTCCAGGTTGCCAGCGGGCAGAACTTGAGCAGCTGATAGCGCCAGTCCCATCCGAGGACCGGCGTTTTCGCACGAGCCTCGGTTTGGCTTCGTCGCAGTCCAGTCATCCAGACGTCAAAGCCGCCGATGTTCTCTTTCATCGGAACGACTTTCCGGATGTGGCAGCAGAGGTTTGGATTGTTCTTCCATAGCTCGTTGCCGTAGGTCTCTTTTTGCTGTTCGACAGAAACGTCCGTGGACCAGCGAACGATCTCGATGTTGGAATACTTCGCCTCGAGTTTCTCACGAAGCT is part of the Mariniblastus fucicola genome and harbors:
- a CDS encoding NADPH-dependent assimilatory sulfite reductase hemoprotein subunit yields the protein MAKDKNAPSKVEKAKVAGKLLRGTIDEVLRDESQDSFEHDDLQLLKFHGTYQQDDRDLRAERRKEGLGKAYSFMIRVALPGGVVSNSQYLDLDRMADEFANGSIRITTRQAVQFHGVVKDELRETMRQINASMMTTLAACGDVCRNVMASAAPFTDEVYTQIRKTTEEIAVDLRPATKAYYELWIDGQKQDIPKETEPFYGETYLPRKYKVGVTLAGENQIDVYSYDAGLVGFTEDGKLTGYNVVAGGGLGMSHGRPNTFARIADEIGFVAVENGVEAIRIVCAIYRDFGNRNDRKQARLKYLVNEKGVDWFREEFAKRASFDIQPPKVMPTIGIEDWLGPHKQNDDLWFYGVFVENGRIIDNDRTRCRSAFRKIAKEIGCDAVFTAQQSIIFSNLKESQVAELEAILKEFDVPTVDTLSNAKRYSMACPAMPTCGLAVAESERVSHDVVGAIETKLAELGLADVPLTIRMTGCPNGCARPYTADIAFVGRRPGVYHLFVGGRLTGDRMADLFAGDVKIEDAIEVLTPLLSKFAADRKENEGLGDFYQRILERDTPRKLVTGKEEQTLDAVAPLVQIG
- a CDS encoding TlpA family protein disulfide reductase, translated to MLRLRLFAFLFAALLSAATTINAQEGLWDAQLDSPGGPIRFGLKLERSSEEHWSAWLVNGSEQIEVPSVKLADNGNLVLSIDHYDSQLSLVQVPKTDVSDTSLTGTWKKRRKANQWVEMSLNASLVKEQKPDQTAAPLSFDGRWKVKFSSSDSPAVGIFKSDAKTNVLSGTFLTTTGDYRFLAGSVVEDSMELSCFDGAHAFLFKAKQNDDGSLTGDFWSSNTWHETWTATRDKDAQLPDSFQLTTATAANINTLSFPDLNQNETRLDDDRFAAPVRIIHIFGSWCPNCHDAGKYLAELKAKYGNKISVVGIAFELTGDANRDAVQVRKYLKRHGLDHPVLIGGGSSSKDKASEAMTIIDEVRSYPTTVFANKDGKIVAVHQGFSGPATGEAYTALKSGFEAVIEGILTSNK
- a CDS encoding phosphoadenylyl-sulfate reductase, whose product is MNPTPDNSQSSEGSSGSDPAIESTENTEPQLVPLTALPDGRMSSSESAAMSETAETAFQQDEDSMALISEESTPLEIVAWGLKRFLDQKKIMTTSFGMEGCTLIDMCSKAIEQNDLPKLQVAWIDTGFFFPETYQLREKLEAKYSNIEIVRWSTDVSVEQQKETYGNELWKNNPNLCCHIRKVVPMKENIGGFDVWMTGLRRSQTEARAKTPVLGWDWRYQLLKFCPLATWTRAQVWQYVQQNEVPFNRLHLQNYPTVSCFHCTRPVPGSTPDSDARDGRWEGKDKDECGLHFSI
- a CDS encoding CbiX/SirB N-terminal domain-containing protein, whose protein sequence is MAKFDDVTLVLGAHGSEAATDSNAPVEDLATQIRSADVFANVVPAFLLGQPNMTNVLEKVTTPKVVVVPLMTSSGYYLNLVIPKKLAENADAGNIDWLISSVAGMHERVAQLMVERVNLRLSQNEIAESDTTIVLVGHGTRRNRNSARSTFALFEKIKLAFPAARNRVAFLDQDPEANLVAASIVEGHTVVVPFLISRGPHTTVDVPVAFGLPSGPGVQFPIIQKTESRGGVRVTVCEQPMAYYPEMTDICIEIATEAVDSNSRLTLPELEIV
- the cobA gene encoding uroporphyrinogen-III C-methyltransferase; this encodes MIARQGVVHLVGAGPGDPELMTMKGARLLSEADVVIHDRLIPMEVLDWCREGAEKIDVGKYPEHHRVSQEQINELLVHHATRGSMVVRLKGGDPFVFGRGYEELQVCREHGIACFIVPGVSSSISAAASAGIPVTSRGVARSFAVVTGQTDPALGRYSFDFDALARMDTIVLLMARKNLAEITAGLIAAGLGSDTPAASIENATCENQRVAYGSVSTISDVVKEVGIDSPVVTIIGQVAGMLNQDLIEIPEVRAVLG